The genomic DNA TCCCCAATCAAGACAAAGGCAACGGGCTAGCGGGCGTGCTCCAATACATTCGCGATGCCCGGCAAGAGGATTTCGTCGACAATCTGTGTAGAAAACTGTTGGCCTTTGGGCTCGGGCGGACACTGCAGCTATCGGACGAGTCGATTATTACCGACATGAAACATAGGCTCGCTGGCAATGATTATCGATTCAGTTCGATGATCGATGCGATCGTGACGAGTCCCGCATTTTTGAACAAACGTATTCGCATTTCTCTCGACGAAACGGTGACAATTCCATGAGCAATCAAAAAAAGCTTGCAAGCTCGAAATCCAACCGTGCGGACCGCGCCGTTTCTCGACGAACGCTGCTGCGAGGCACAGGTGTGGCGATGGCGCTGCCGTGGCTGGAATCGATTCCGGTCTGGGGAAGCGAAAAGCTTACCGACGATCAGGTCACCGCCTCGCCGCAACGCTTTGCCGCGTTGTTCATGGGCTGCGGTATCAACCGCGATCATTGGTGGGCCAAGGGAAGTGGCACCGAGATGGAGCTTGGGAAGAGTCTTGCGCCGATGGAACCGATCAAGCACAAGATGAATTTCATCACCGGGCTGTATAACGAAAATGCCAACGGTGTCGGCATCCACCCAGGGCAGACCGGCAACATTCTTTCCGGTGCGTCGCTGAAGAAGGGATCGGAGTTGCGTGGCGACATCAGCATGGATCAGGTGCTTGCCAATCACTTTGCCGAGGAAACGGTTGCTCCAAGCTTGGTGCTTGGTTGTGAGCAACCGACGACGGGGTACCACGAAACAAATTTTTCGATGGCCTACAGTTCCCATATCTCTTGGCAAAATGCGACCTCGCCGGTGCCGATGGAAGTCTATCCTTCGCTTGCCTTCGATTCGCTGTTTGACAATCACGGCAGCCGGCGGATGGAGAGTATTCTCGACCGGGTGCGCGAAGAGACCGCTTCGCTGAATCGTAAGATCAGCCAGTCGGACCGCACTAAATTGGACGAGTACCTGAGCAGCGTTCGGGAAGTCGAGAAGCGAGCCGAAGCGATGCGTACCGTTCACGCGAAGGCGACCGAGCGAGCCCATCATCGCGGTCAACCGATCGCTGCGATGAAGCGTCCCGACGACGGATTGCCCGAAGACATCCGCGAGCATATGCAATTGATGTGCGACATCATCGCGATCGGTTTTCAGACCGACAAGTCACGCGTGGCAACGCTGCTGCTGAATCGCGACCTGTCGGGATTGTTCTATCCGTTTTTGGATGTCACCAAAACACATCACTCGGCATCTCATGACGACCGCTCCGACGAATACGAACGGATCTCACGCTACTACTGCTCGCAGTACGCCTACCTGGCGAACAAGTTGGATGCGATGCCCGAAGGGGATGGGACCGTTCTGGATCATTCTTGTCTCTTGTTCATCTCGAGCATGTATTCGGGCAGTTCTCACGATTCGACGAAATTGCCCGTCTTGTTAACCGGTGGTTTGTCCGGGCAGATGGAGACAGGTCGAGTGCTGGACTATCTGGACAAGGGAGATGACGATCGCAAGCTTTGCGGTATGTATCTAACGATCATGAACCGGATGGGCGTGAAGTTAGACCAATTCGGCGACGCCGAAAAACAACTCGCCAGGTTATAGATGGAACCGCAATTTGCCTGATTGATTTCCCGGCGCATCCCGACTGGATGCAAGTCACTAGCCGCAAGGAAACATCGCGTCACTTGTGGTCTTCGGTCGATCGTATCGTTGACGCCCAGGGTGTCGGCGTGCTCCCCTTTCTGGACCGGTTGCAGTGAGGAAGTCAGGAAGCACTTTTTCGCATAGATTACGTTTGCTGAGCCCGCTGCGCTCGACGCGGTCGCAATTTCTCTGCGGCGTCCCTACGGCAACTCGCTCTCGGTCAGCGGAAATGCAAACTCGAATTGGTGGCCTTCGGCACCTGGAACAAATTTGGTTCCCTCGCACAACACTTCGTTGTTGGGGTGGAACGTCCAGGCTTCAACGCGATTTTGGGCGGGGTGGAAACGGTAGAGTCGTAGCCAACCGGTGCTGTAGTCGGAAAGAACTTGATGAACCTGATTGCCATGGTCACCGAGGGCAACTTCGTGAAGCGAGTGGCTTCGGCTTTGATCGCCACAGCAAATCATCGAGAGGTTGGCATGCTTGCGAAAGCATTTCTGCCACATCTGTTCTGGAGTATTTCCAAGCTCGCCATGAACCTTTTTCCATTGCATTCGTCCCTTGGGGGCATCCATGTAATCGTTGGGTGCCTTGGGGTGTTGCTGGGGTCCTAGGCACATGTGCGTCGTGATGATCGCTCGCCGATCGCTGTGCTGCGCTAAGACTTCATCGGCCCACGCCAAGACTTCGTCCGGCGCGTTGCATTCCAGGTGCAGGAAGACAAAGTCGATGCCAGCGGTTGAAAACAGTTGGAAGCTGTTGGCGTTGTTGCCTGAAACCTCGACGCCATGCGTCTTCGGTGTGTAACATCCACCGTACCACGGGTAATTGGCAAATCGTTCCGTCGGGAAGTACTTTTGGAACAGGGTCGAATCGCCCGCCCTGGTCATGTCGTGATTGCCGACCGAGATACCGTAGGGAACTTTGTCATGCAGGCGGTTCATGCACTGTTGAGCGACGGTCCATTGTTCATCGATGTTTTTATCGATGATATCGCCAACATGGCTGACGAAAACAATGTTTTGTTTCTCCAGGTTTGCGAGCGTCCAGTCGATGTGTCGCGTGAATATTGCATTCGTTAGTTCGCCGTTTTGGAGACGATACGTTTGCGTATCAGGGATCACGACAATCGAAAACGAATCCGCGCTGGCGGCGGGGAGTGTTCGTTTCTGAGCATTGGCTGGGGAGGTGAGACTTCCTAGGTGGAATGTCAAGGCGAGGAACAGCAGAGGGAAGGGGAGCTTGTGGCGCGGCGAGGTGGACAACGGTTGGTTACTCATTGGATAGGTTTGGGTGTCTATGAAAAGACGGCAGGCAGCTTGATCGTTTTCAAGCTGCGCTGCCGTTCTAATATAGCGAGTGGATTATCGCTTCTTCTTTTTCTCTGAGGGTTCTACCGCGAAATCGTAGGTGGAATCCTGGTGTTCAAATTCATGTTTGGTGACGAATGTGTCAAACAGTGGTTCGACGATCGGTTCGCCATCTTGGTCCATCTCGGCTTTGGTTTGAAAACCGGTGACCTCAAGGTTGTAGGCACCTCCGACCAAGCCCATACCAGGCTGTGTCGCAAATTTGCCATCTTTCACATAAGCAACACTCGCGGGACCTTTGTTACCCGATGTCGTATCGGGTGCAAAAATGATCTCACCTTCGGGCAAGGGTTGCCCTTGGAATGTCACATTGCCTGTCACACTATATTTGCCGGGTCCGGCGCTACTCGAGTCGCATCCGACCAATGCGGTCAGCGAAGGAACAAGCAACAGTATCGCGGCGGAGCAGTTAGCGATTGAAGTTGGGAATTGGATCATTGTGGCAATCCTCCAATCGGCAGGGAATCGTTGCGGATACCGAGTTGGCGATAGATGTTTAGGTCCATCGTTTCGCTAACGAAATTCACCGATGCATCCCCCATCAGCATGTTGCAACCGCCGGGATGGAAGCTGCCGAACAGACGCGAGTATCCTGTTCGTGAGTCGGTGCTGCCCATCGGGACGCTGCCGGTTGGAATGCGTGAATTGATCGGTTCGTAGGTTCCGGCCATGGTGACGGGGTGTGGCATCGTGCCGCCGGTGCCCAGACGAATCGAAGAGGCCCAGCTGAGGTAGAACGTCGACGTGGTGCCCGCTTCGGTCAGGTGGTACTTGGTTTCGCCAACCAAAAAGGTATTGGTCGTTCCATCGGTGATGTCGCGAAACTTGCTGTTCGAATTCGCGTACAGGATGCCGTTGACGAAGAAGACGTTGGAGTTTCCGCCCCAGCAGTTGACGGTGGTTGAATCACCGCCCCCTTGGACGCCGAAGTAGCTAAGGTTGTTCACGCCGCCACCGGAGGAAGGATCCGATGGGCATTGGTAGCTCGCGTTCTGTTCGAACCACAATGGGCGGTTTGGCGACGAACTGGAGACCTGGCTCGTGAACGAGGCCGACAAAGGAAGGTCGAAGTCGTATTGATCGTAACGCGCGCCTTCTTCCATAAAGGGCAGGATCAAAACGGTCCATGGTGCGCCTTGCGTGGCAGCACCGGCGTTGCACCATGTGTCACCCACACCTTTGGTGACCTTTTCAGCGACTATGCCGCCTGGCGGAAAGCTGCGGTGCGTATCGTGATAGTTATGCAGTGCCAAGCCGATCTGTTTGGTTTGGTTGGTGCATTGGATTCGGCGGGCGGCTTCACGGGCTTGCTGAACTGCTGGCAATAGCAGTCCGACCAAGATGCCAATGATCGCAATTACGACTAACAATTCGACAAGCGTAAAGCCCTGTGTCTGATTTTTTCTTGTTTGCATTGTGTTGCTAATTTTGAAGCTCTGGTTCTAAGAAGTTTCTTCGTGTACGTGAATCATGTCGTGCAGGTTGAATGACACTCTTTGGGTTGGCACAACTCACGGGATCCTACGAAAATGCATGTGAAGCAGGCGTTAAGAACAAGTTTGGATTCTGGATTGTGCTGTTTTTCTTATAAAGGATAGTGCTTGTGGAGGGTGGTGGCTAACCGAAGGTGCTGGTTGCTCTTGGGTTGAGTTGGCTAGGCTGAGGTGCTGTG from Rosistilla carotiformis includes the following:
- a CDS encoding DUF1552 domain-containing protein; amino-acid sequence: MSNQKKLASSKSNRADRAVSRRTLLRGTGVAMALPWLESIPVWGSEKLTDDQVTASPQRFAALFMGCGINRDHWWAKGSGTEMELGKSLAPMEPIKHKMNFITGLYNENANGVGIHPGQTGNILSGASLKKGSELRGDISMDQVLANHFAEETVAPSLVLGCEQPTTGYHETNFSMAYSSHISWQNATSPVPMEVYPSLAFDSLFDNHGSRRMESILDRVREETASLNRKISQSDRTKLDEYLSSVREVEKRAEAMRTVHAKATERAHHRGQPIAAMKRPDDGLPEDIREHMQLMCDIIAIGFQTDKSRVATLLLNRDLSGLFYPFLDVTKTHHSASHDDRSDEYERISRYYCSQYAYLANKLDAMPEGDGTVLDHSCLLFISSMYSGSSHDSTKLPVLLTGGLSGQMETGRVLDYLDKGDDDRKLCGMYLTIMNRMGVKLDQFGDAEKQLARL
- a CDS encoding metallophosphoesterase, with amino-acid sequence MSNQPLSTSPRHKLPFPLLFLALTFHLGSLTSPANAQKRTLPAASADSFSIVVIPDTQTYRLQNGELTNAIFTRHIDWTLANLEKQNIVFVSHVGDIIDKNIDEQWTVAQQCMNRLHDKVPYGISVGNHDMTRAGDSTLFQKYFPTERFANYPWYGGCYTPKTHGVEVSGNNANSFQLFSTAGIDFVFLHLECNAPDEVLAWADEVLAQHSDRRAIITTHMCLGPQQHPKAPNDYMDAPKGRMQWKKVHGELGNTPEQMWQKCFRKHANLSMICCGDQSRSHSLHEVALGDHGNQVHQVLSDYSTGWLRLYRFHPAQNRVEAWTFHPNNEVLCEGTKFVPGAEGHQFEFAFPLTESELP
- a CDS encoding DUF1559 domain-containing protein; protein product: MQTRKNQTQGFTLVELLVVIAIIGILVGLLLPAVQQAREAARRIQCTNQTKQIGLALHNYHDTHRSFPPGGIVAEKVTKGVGDTWCNAGAATQGAPWTVLILPFMEEGARYDQYDFDLPLSASFTSQVSSSSPNRPLWFEQNASYQCPSDPSSGGGVNNLSYFGVQGGGDSTTVNCWGGNSNVFFVNGILYANSNSKFRDITDGTTNTFLVGETKYHLTEAGTTSTFYLSWASSIRLGTGGTMPHPVTMAGTYEPINSRIPTGSVPMGSTDSRTGYSRLFGSFHPGGCNMLMGDASVNFVSETMDLNIYRQLGIRNDSLPIGGLPQ